GTAAAGCTCACGAATGTTGATAGGAAAGCTAACGCTTTCATCCCCGTCTAGCAACATTTTGGCAATGATGATATTGGCAGCTTCTGTTGGGTGATATGCATCCCAAAACACATACTTTGATCGATCATCACACAGAGCAGAGGTGTTTGCATTAGGGCCcttaaagcaaacaaatggtGGAAAGTTTCCTCCGCAACATGGTTCAATTGCATTCTCAAATCCTAACatccacaaaaaattaaaaagaattagTGGACTTGAaccatttaaaattaaaccgaTAGATGCTTACAAAATCAAAGGAGTTAAAGGTTTTAGGTTAGCTACCATATTGATGATAGTTTAGTATGATCCTCAAGACAATATCAAAGGAGTTGGCATATACAAAAATAGCTTCTGGTCCCAACTGTTGATTTAACTGATCCAGTGCCTTGTTCAGTTTCTTATTGTAGCCTTGGATCAAGTCGTTCACTTTAATTGAGCATTTTCCACTTGCTAGTAAATTAAGTGATCGAACAAATGGTATGCATCCTAGTGGTCCAACCCCAACCACTATGAACTTTCTAGCCCCCAATTCATGTAATCGCTACACAAAGCCAtagataataaataattttttttttatgaacgataataaataatattattgaatatcaccaacttgaagaaataTATTAAATGTTACTATCTATGTTCTTCAAATTATTATACCTTAAGCTGTGTGGTTAAGTTGAAGACCATATAATCTTGGAAAGTAGAGGGAGAAACCTTATCATCACCTTCAAAAAAGGGTATTGATGGCTGAACATAATTCAATATGTCATTGGACCCAGTGGTTAGAGAGAAGATTGCCTTCTTTAAAAGTTCCTTTGTACCATTCTCTCTCATCACATTCACCATGTAATTTCTACTTTGCTCAAAATAGTTCACTTGCTCCCTTAACGGAACTCTTTCTATCTGGtaggttcaaattttttttttttaaaaaaagaaaaaaaaaagaaaaaagagagagaagaaaagaagtggTTCTAGTCAGTACTTTAGAAACTCAATCGATCATCTTGTGAATGAAATCAACGCTAACATATACTTACGAACAAGGATCCTGTTTCATCCAGTATGCCTGAGGCTCCGGAAGCATAATTTATTCCTCTATGAATTGCATCAACTTGAGTGTTTGGGGCTAAGTAAGGTGGAGGAAATGACTTGGCTCCAAGGGCTTGACCTGATTTTACCACAATAAGCAAAATTTAATATTACAATCTATAATGGTTAATAGTAAATTTTAGCATGATTTATGGTTAATATAAACAATgttacctttttttcttttgaaaaaaaaattaatttgatagttagaaCAATGAGGAGGGAGCATTTGAGCTATGGATCTTCTCATAAAAAGAAGAGACAAGTGTTGTCTTCTAAATTCAACAATATAATTCTTTTATCAATATAACTATATAGTTGAATCTAGTTGGAGAATATAAAGTACAATATCTAAGGAATTGTActtaaattttatcaatatataaaCCCCAAATCTCAATATCATTTGAACCCTAAAGTCCCAAACCATATTTAAACAAAAGATGTCATTATGAGTCACGAATAAgatacctataaaaaaaattgtgaaatttactTATTGTACTTGTAATAGATGctacaaatttataatattacGTAGCCAATGATAAACAAGAATGCTACTcacataataaatttcacaacttattaAGGTGGTATATCGTTTTTAGTGGCGAAACTAGACTATTTTCTTAGGGGTTAATGCGTAAAAGtcagtatatatatttttattttttcataaaatttacaaGGGGGAATGTTTTTTCAAAAGGGGGGAGGGGGCCCCTCCCTCCAGCAATGATCATTTCTATATGAGGGTTCTAAGAATAGTGGTTAAGATATATTTAAtgttattaaataataattatacatattttaaaataaagtcaAATTGTACACAAATATGTGTTTAATGCCTACTTACCGACCTTGGCATTAATGCCTTCCAATACTTTTCAGCAGATTTCTTTACCTAAATTTATTGCCAAAACACTTTCATAgaatattaataagaaaaactGTAGAACCACAATCAATTATAAAGccttaattttaaaagaaaaagtactgCAATAAATACTAACAATGGACCATagtttcagagagagagagagagagagagagagagagagagagagagagagagagagagagagagagaaataaataaataaatatatatatatatatatatatatatatatatatatatatatatattctccgATTTGCTGTCTAACTACATCATTAATACTAGAACTAATAAGCTCTAACACCGATAAAAAGGTTTCGGTGCCTACTGAGTGACTAGTTACTAGCGAGACCAATCAATAGAGAATAAGacagtttcaactttcaatggAGTGGCTAATGCCTTCCCTATCATTGGCAACTGGAAACAAAATTCAATAGATAACTTATAAACTAAATACCTAATATTATGTTCTAGAAGACCATAGTACCAAACACACTCAATGTgggtttaatattttatttttattggtttattttACTTAAGAAATAAGCttcataaaaatatacttaagaAAAATAACAAGCATGTAGCATTACCCACAATGTCTGATATAGTTCGACCATTGGTGAATCTGCCTGTGGGTTTTCCACCAGAGGGCTTGAAATCAATGCCATAAGGAGGTGAATCTGCCTTTGAGAGTGTGAAAAGATAGTCATTGTTCCCAGCATCAACCAGAGAATCTCCAAACACAAAtgaagtaaaacaaagacatgGCAAGATATGCAAGgagataaacacaaaaataacgAAGATCTTCATTGTTTTGAAAAGCTTATTGTAACCTTAacatagttaaataaaataggA
This genomic stretch from Castanea sativa cultivar Marrone di Chiusa Pesio chromosome 1, ASM4071231v1 harbors:
- the LOC142630076 gene encoding GDSL esterase/lipase At5g41890, with protein sequence MKIFVIFVFISLHILPCLCFTSFVFGDSLVDAGNNDYLFTLSKADSPPYGIDFKPSGGKPTGRFTNGRTISDIVGQALGAKSFPPPYLAPNTQVDAIHRGINYASGASGILDETGSLFIERVPLREQVNYFEQSRNYMVNVMRENGTKELLKKAIFSLTTGSNDILNYVQPSIPFFEGDDKVSPSTFQDYMVFNLTTQLKRLHELGARKFIVVGVGPLGCIPFVRSLNLLASGKCSIKVNDLIQGYNKKLNKALDQLNQQLGPEAIFVYANSFDIVLRIILNYHQYGFENAIEPCCGGNFPPFVCFKGPNANTSALCDDRSKYVFWDAYHPTEAANIIIAKMLLDGDESVSFPINIRELYNYNS